GTACGATATAAGTGGGATTAATGATGAAAGTCGATGCTAAGGGTAGGGTGATCATCCCTAAGGGTCTTAGAGAGAAGGTTAAGGTGAAGGAGGGTGGTTATGTTAAGATGAGGGCTGAAGGAGGGGCGATCATCATCGAACCTGTCGATTCGATCGCCGATAGATACTACGGCGCCTTCAAGGTGGAGAAGTGGCCTGAT
This genomic stretch from Nitrososphaerota archaeon harbors:
- a CDS encoding AbrB/MazE/SpoVT family DNA-binding domain-containing protein, whose amino-acid sequence is MKVDAKGRVIIPKGLREKVKVKEGGYVKMRAEGGAIIIEPVDSIADRYYGAFKVEKWPDDLDGFVLEVLRRWWASKAT